From Dehalococcoidales bacterium:
CCTGGGCGGATACCAAAACCATGGACTGGGAATCAACTCTGAGCAGCGCGGTAGATACCAGCAGCGTCCTCGATTCATGTTGGTGCCCCAACGGCAGGTCAATCTCAAGTTCGTGACACCCGTTACCCGTCTGAAATGTATCCCGGATAACTTGCCGCAGGGTACAGGTCTGGCAGAAATCATCGTAACCATAGCCTCCGGGGTCATGCAGAACGTGTCTACAGCGGATGGCCTCCCCACCGTGCAACCCCACCATCTCCTCAGCCGGGCGGCCCGCCATCCTGGCAGCAACCTCATTCACTTCATGCACACGTCTTTCCTGGTCGATGAGCATTACCGCTATCGGTATTTTATCCAGTATTGCGGAAAGCTGGACATCTGCCGCCCTCAGTCCTGCAGCTGCCTGTTTATGCTCGGCGTCCCGAGAAACGCCATTGGTTCTTACCAGCTTCTTCGCGCTCAACCCAGTACTCCGGGCTCCCTGTAATCAAGCCATACTTATTCAAACGCGTCAGGTAGTATTTTAGTACCCGTAAGCAGGCGAGTCAAGTAAATAGGGAATCCGGTGTTACCATCCCGCCCGGATTCCGTACCGGGCACGGAATGACAATTTTCGGACAGCCTCAAGTGTTTTTGAGGTCGAAGCTCTGTAATAATATCCTCCCCGGGAAGGATGAGCAATCATTTTTTGACATGCTGCGTATTTAACGTTATTATTTGAAGCGAGGTGCATCTGTATGGTTACGCCATTCCGAATTCTGGTAGTTGATGATGAGGAACGTATTCTTAATTTCCTCAGAGCCAAACTGAGAGCCTCCGGTTATGAAGTTATTGTCGCCAAAGACGGATTCGAAGCCCTGGAGCAAATACAGGCACAGAGCCCGGACCTGATGGTTCTTGACCTTGTTATCCCCGGATTGAGTGGACTGGACACACTTAAAGAGTTGCGCCGTTTCTCTCCAATCCCGGTAATTATTCTCAGTGCCCGTGGGACTGATACCGATAAAATCAAGGGTCTCAGCCTGGGTGCCGATGATTACCTGGCTAAGCCTTTTAATCCTGATGAGCTGGTCGCCAGAATCGAAGCTGTAAGGCGCCGTTTGGAACCTGAGGCACAACGCAAGAAGACCGAGCCTCTTTCCCTAAGGGACATGAGCATAGACTTTGAGAAACGCCAGGTCATCATTAGCGGCAAGGAACAACACCTGACACGCCTGGAATGGCTCCTGCTCAGTGAACTGGCCCGGAACGCCGGCCGCCTCATGCTCTACGAAGAGCTGCTCACCAGGTTATGGGGACCGGAATACCGCAATGACGTGCAACTTTTGAGAACATGGATAAGCCGGCTGAGAAACAAGCTGGAAAAGAACCCGAGCGCCCCAGCCCTGATCCGCACGGTGGCTAAAACAGGCTACATTATTGAGATAGAGCAAACTTCCTCCGTAGAACAGGCATCCACTTAGAGTTACCCACAGCCCCTAAACCTTCTTCTGATATAGCCGTTACCTCTCAAAATTTCATAGTTTTGTAACTTTTTCCTTCTACATTTTATGACTTTTCCATCACCTATCTTTTAAACTTCTCTTAAAGACAGGAAGGAGGAGGACGATGCCTGTTACTTTATTAGAACAGCCCGGCCCAGCAACTCTCCCCATTACTACTGGGAGAGCATTTAAAGACTTGTATGAGCTGGTAGTCTTCTGCCCCGGCTGTAAAACGTTAGAGACGCTCTCCTTCAATAACGGCTCTCTGATGCCAGCACGCAAATTTAGCCAGCGTGAAGGGCAGGTGTATCATGACTGTGGCTCAGACCAGCCCTGCCGCCTGTACCGCACCTACTGAAACCGGTCTGACCTTATTTGAACAAAGGGGGGGAAGAAATATGCCTGCTGTGGCATCGACGCACTCTGATAAATTGTCAGGTAAAGCAGATCACCGCGCCAGCCCCCCGTCATCCATGGGTGCAGAGAGTATCCCCGACGCAGAGGAGCTGGTCAACCTCTGCCACCTGGCTGAAGTGGAGTTAGAGAGACTGACCGGGCAGGCGGTTGCATCACTGGAAGGATTAACTCAAAGCATAAAGGCATACGCCAATGACATATCAAATTACAGCCCGGAAATTACCGATAAAGAAAGGAAAATGATTCATGAGTAAAATACTGGCTATAGTTCTCGCCGGGGGGCAGGGTAAAAGGATGGATATGCTGTGCTATACCAGGCCAAAACCAGCCCTTCCATTTGCCGGCAGTTTCCGTGTCATTGACTTCAGTCTCAGCAATATCATTCATTCCGGCATACAGGATATTCTGGTACTGACTGACTACCAGCGCGCCCAGATGACAGGCTACCTCAACCACTGTAGAACGACTAATGCCGGACAGGTGAATTTCGAGGTCCGGGAGCCAGCCAACGGCTCGTACCGGGGCACTGCCGACGCCATATACCAGAACCTTGAGTACCTCAGAAAAAGCGAAGCCGATTTGGTGCTGGTACTGGCCGGTGACCACGTTTACAAGTTTGATTACCGTAAAATGCTTGCCTTTCACCAGCAGGCTGAGGCAGACATAACCATAGGTACCGTTACCGTACCGCTTGAGCAGGCGCACCGCTTCGGCACTATCAGTGCTGATGCAGATTGCCGGATAGTGAGCTTTGTTGAAAAGACAAACAATCCGCCGAGCAATCTGGCGTCAATGGGTATCTATATTTTTGAAAAGAATATTCTTATGAAGCGGTTGCTCGAAGACGCCTCCCAGCCGGAATCGCCGCATGACTTCGGCTACGCCATCCTACCTAAAATGGTAACCCGTGACCGGGTGTTTGCTTACAAGTTTGACGGCTACTGGCAGGACATCGGCACCAAGGACGCTTACTATGCTGCCAATATGGAACTTATCCGCCAGCAGCCATCTTTAAGTCTCAACAGCCACTGGAATATCCTGGGCGGGAACCGGCATTCCCTGTCCGTAAAGAGACTGTCAAAAGGCAATATTCAGAATAGTCTGATCAGCCCGGACTGTGTCATCAAGGGGCGTGTCGAGAACTCCATCTTGTCGCCGGGAGTCAGGGTCGAGGAAAACGCCATTGTCCGGAACTCGATACTGATGTCAGGCACGCTGGTTAGCCGCCACAGCATTATTGACCACTGTATCCTCGATGAGGAAGTAGATATCAATGAATGCTGTCATCTCGGTTTTGGCACCGCTATGACGCCCGGAGAATTAGGAATTACTGTTATCGGCAGGGGAACGATAGTCCCCGCTCATACGGCTATCGGCAGAAACTCCAGGATATCACCCGATGTAAAGCCCGCAGATTTTGCTTCCGGGATAGTACCGCGTGGCAGCTTTATTTTGCCTCAGTCAGTAGGTAACACACGCCCAGGCAAAGAGGAGATTAAAGAATGCTCAATGGAAAACGCGTTGCGATTCTAGCCGAAGATGATTTTGAGGACTCCGAGCTTTTGAAGCCAATGAAAGCGATGCAAGACGCCAACGCCAGGGTGGTGATTGTGGGTAGCGGGTCAAAACCAAAATACAGAGGGAAAAGAGGCGGAGAGGTAATGGCGGACAC
This genomic window contains:
- a CDS encoding response regulator transcription factor encodes the protein MVTPFRILVVDDEERILNFLRAKLRASGYEVIVAKDGFEALEQIQAQSPDLMVLDLVIPGLSGLDTLKELRRFSPIPVIILSARGTDTDKIKGLSLGADDYLAKPFNPDELVARIEAVRRRLEPEAQRKKTEPLSLRDMSIDFEKRQVIISGKEQHLTRLEWLLLSELARNAGRLMLYEELLTRLWGPEYRNDVQLLRTWISRLRNKLEKNPSAPALIRTVAKTGYIIEIEQTSSVEQAST
- a CDS encoding sugar phosphate nucleotidyltransferase is translated as MSKILAIVLAGGQGKRMDMLCYTRPKPALPFAGSFRVIDFSLSNIIHSGIQDILVLTDYQRAQMTGYLNHCRTTNAGQVNFEVREPANGSYRGTADAIYQNLEYLRKSEADLVLVLAGDHVYKFDYRKMLAFHQQAEADITIGTVTVPLEQAHRFGTISADADCRIVSFVEKTNNPPSNLASMGIYIFEKNILMKRLLEDASQPESPHDFGYAILPKMVTRDRVFAYKFDGYWQDIGTKDAYYAANMELIRQQPSLSLNSHWNILGGNRHSLSVKRLSKGNIQNSLISPDCVIKGRVENSILSPGVRVEENAIVRNSILMSGTLVSRHSIIDHCILDEEVDINECCHLGFGTAMTPGELGITVIGRGTIVPAHTAIGRNSRISPDVKPADFASGIVPRGSFILPQSVGNTRPGKEEIKECSMENALRF